A genomic segment from Tachypleus tridentatus isolate NWPU-2018 unplaced genomic scaffold, ASM421037v1 Hic_cluster_2, whole genome shotgun sequence encodes:
- the LOC143242889 gene encoding uncharacterized protein LOC143242889, whose amino-acid sequence MKTNLVLVIVLITTVLMVDLIEAVRGKGGGFGGGGGFGGGKGGGFGGGFGGGFGGGRGGGGGFGGGFGGGHRRYGR is encoded by the coding sequence atgaagacaaaCTTGGTTCTCGTCATTGTTCTTATTACCACCGTTCTGATGGTAGACCTTATAGAAGCTGTCCGTGGTAAAGGCGGTGGTTTTGGTGGAGGAGGAGGCTTCGGTGGAGGAAAAGGAGGAGGCTTCGGTGGAGGATTTGGTGGCGGCTTTGGAGGTGGTCGTGGAGGAGGAGGGGGATTTGGGGGAGGATTTGGGGGAGGACACAGAAGATATGGCCGCTGA